Genomic segment of Rhodococcus sp. W8901:
AACAGCACCGCGTGCGCGCCGTCGACGGTGCACGTCGCCGTGACGGCGTCGCCCGCGGCAATGAGCTTCGTGACGTCCGCGACGGCTCGGCCACCGAGAAGATCGAGTGCGGTCCGGTCGCCGCGCTGCGCGGATTCGACCAGTCGGCGAACCGCCTGCTTCCCCCTCTCGCCGACGCTGCGCACCGCGAGTCCGAACGCGAGCGAGCCACCGAGGCCCTGCAGGCGGAGCATGCGCGCGCTCATCGCCGCCGCGACACCGAGTTTCGCGCGGTCGATGCCCGCGACCTGAGCGAACATCGGCGCGACCTCCCAGTGCGCCGCGATCCGGCGGATGCGCGGCGCGCCGTCGTCGAGCGTCGTCTCGTACAGCAGGTGCATCGGGGCCTTCGCGACGACGCCGCCGCCAAGTCGGGTTTCGATCGTGACGTCGCGGACGACGTCCAGTCCGCTGACGATGTCGACGTTCTCGACGTGGAACCGGATGTCGTTGGGCGCGATGAAGGTGTCCCAGAAACGGGCGAGGGGCTCGCCGCCGCGGACATGGCTGCGGCGGTCGTAGAGACCACCGAGGACGGGGCGTCCGCCCACCGGGTCCTCGACGACGTGACGGTCGGCGAACAGCCCCAGCCAGGCCTTCTTGTCGTGCACGGCGACGGCGGCGGGGGACTGCCGCGCC
This window contains:
- a CDS encoding nuclear transport factor 2 family protein; its protein translation is MSATPAGPTTITRTATPEDLLELARQSPAAVAVHDKKAWLGLFADRHVVEDPVGGRPVLGGLYDRRSHVRGGEPLARFWDTFIAPNDIRFHVENVDIVSGLDVVRDVTIETRLGGGVVAKAPMHLLYETTLDDGAPRIRRIAAHWEVAPMFAQVAGIDRAKLGVAAAMSARMLRLQGLGGSLAFGLAVRSVGERGKQAVRRLVESAQRGDRTALDLLGGRAVADVTKLIAAGDAVTATCTVDGAHAVLFCYLDRKTMQVTRAVVYA